In Tachysurus vachellii isolate PV-2020 chromosome 7, HZAU_Pvac_v1, whole genome shotgun sequence, the DNA window gtgtaagtgagtgtgtgtaagtgtgagtgtgtgtgagtgtgtgtgaaagtgtgagtgtgtgtgtaactatgtgagtgtgtgtaagtgtgagtgtgtgtgtgtaagtgtgagtgtgtgtgtaagtgtttgtgtaagtgtgtgtatgtgtctgtgtgagtgagtgtgtgtgagtgtctgtgagtgagtgtgagtgtgtgagtcagtgaaggtgtttgtgagtatgtgaatgagtgtgcgagtgtgagcaagtgtgcgagtgtgagtgtgtgtaagtgtgagtgtgtgcgagtgtgagtgagtgtgtaactgtgagtgtgtgtatgtgagtgtgagtgtgtatgtgagtgtgcgagtgagtatgtgagtgtgcgagtgtgagtaagtgtgcgagtgtgaatgagtgtgtttgtgtgtgtgtgtgtaaatgtgtgtgtgtgtgtgtgtgtgttcctcgtatgtgaaaacatacttggcaataaagtgtgtgtgtgagtgtgtctgtgtgagtgtgagtgtgtatgtgtgtgtctctgtgtgtctgtgtgtgtgtgtgtgtgtgtgtgtgtgtgtgtaaatgtgtgtgtatgtgagtatgtgtgtgagtatgtgagtgtgcgagtgagtatgtgagtgtgcgagtgtggaaacttggtatgtttcatcagcgacatgttctgagcgcatctgatcggcttgaccccgtgtgtgtgtgtgcgtgtgtgagtgtgtgtgtgtatgtgtctctgtgcgtctgtgtgtgtgtgtttgtgtgcgtgtgtgtgtgtgcgtgtgtgtgagtgtgtgtgtctgtgtgtgtgtgtgtgagtgtgtgtgtgtgagagtgtgtgtgtgtgtgtgtgagagagtgtgtgtgtgtgtaaatgcgtgtgtatgtgagtgtgtgtgagtatgtgagtgtgcgagtgtgtgtgtaaatgtgtgtaagtgtgtgtgttcctcgtctgtgtgagtgtgtgtgtctgtgtgagtgtgagtgtgagtgtctgtgtgtgtgtgtgtgtgtgtgagtgtgtgtgtgtgtgtgagtgtgtgtgtgtgagtatgtgtgtctgtgtgagtgtgtgtgtctgtgtgagtgtgtgtgtctgtgtgtgtgtgagtgtctgtgtgtgtgtgtgtgtgtgtgagtgtgtgtgtgagtgtgagtgcgtgtctgtgtgtgtgtgtctgtgtgtgtgtctgtgtgagtgtgtgtgtgtgtgagtgtctgtgtgtgtctgtgtgtgtgtgtgtgagagtgtgtgtgtgagtatgtgagtgtgcgagtgtgagtaagtgtgtgtgtgtaaatgtgtgtgtaagtgtgtgtgtccctcataaagacctttctgattctggttctgattctgattttgcaagaattttgcctaaacatacttggcaataaagacctttgtgattctgattctgattctgatgttgcaagaattttgcctctaggccttacgattcagcacaaaattgggtttttggactgttggtggcgctagacggtttgagctagacacaccaaagttgctacagtaacttctaagactggcctctacatgtgtgccaaatttcataactttcatacgtacggttctatgggctgccattgacttcaatggcggaagatgaataataataataataataataataataataaaactaacgataacaataggtgtctacgccccttcggggcttgacccctaattatTGATCAGTAAGTATTTCATAGGAAATTATAACGTTTAAAGTGATTCAACCTCCAAGCTTCTAGTAGGTCTAGATTAAAGATATTGTCTTTTCAAGACTCACAGTAGATTTAGAATTGACCTTCACCTGTGAAATAAAATAGCTCTCAttgtataaacaaaaaacacctcagTGTCACATTCATCATGGCCAATTTCCCCAGACCAGAAGAAATCCTCACTCACAGTTTGAATGTCTTGCAGCAGAGCAACATCTTTCTCTGATGCAGCTTAGCTTCCCTTGTCCTTTGTTGCTGAATAGACAAAGGTTATTTTGAGAGAGCTCGACGCTGAGTCatggctgatgctatgggaacgtTCCTTGCAGATGTGGTGTCTGAAATTCTGTGTGAAATCACCCCAATCTATTGGCTAAGAAGGTCATGTAATAAAGCGGATCATGCCAGCAAGACCATAAAAGCGCATTTTTGTCACATTACTTCAGCTTcattgtcttcaggaagcgttCTGTTTATGTTGGTGTCTATTGTCTGTGTTATTGTCTAAGACTAGgcaaaaaaagatatataaaggCTAGggtcttttcttctttatcatGGCATGCATTGCAAGTGATTGCTCTTCGCAATCTCCACTCTCTCCTGGCTGCATTCCAAGCACCTATGCCTGTGGCCATCCATCAAGGCAGCATGCCGGCTTCGTTTGTGGAGGTTGCAGGTTAAGTTAGCGGAAATGAAAAGGGAGATGGCTGAATTCTTTCTCTAATCTTCTTTGCTGATTCTAATGCCTCTGATTTGGCTCCAGGAGCTCGCTTTGTGATTTTTTCTAAACCAAATGtggactttttattattattattattattattattattattattattattattattattattactctggGGAGCTTGATGTGGGCAATGAGGATCAATCGCCAGTCGAATTGCCATCACATTGTGTGGTGCTAGAAAACCTTGTGGAGTGGATCACACGTACTTTTACTAAGCTTAGCGTAGATTGGTCTGATGGAATGATAATGCTGTTCACTCTGAGATTAAAAATCGCTACCTAATTTCACACCACCTCCCACCTCCATGCAGTTGTCTTCCATATTTCGCAAACCTCCACACTGAGGTGTCGAGATTGTGAAATAATCCTTACTCTGCTTGTGTTTCCTCAGCCACTCCTGACTATTCAGCCATTGTGGGCCTAGATGAACATGGGTATTTCAGGGGTTAAAGAGACACTTACAAGCTATCTCTACGCTTCATCGACTGCATGAAGAAAGTCTGCTCTCCCATTAAGACCCCATTTGATCACGCTGGCCTTATATCGAAGGCCTTCAATCCTGCAGGTTAAGTTGGTGTGGTGCTGCACACAATGCCAATTTTGACCTGCTAAAGAAACTTGTCTGCTGTAAGAAAGGAATCCTTACTCCCGAGGCCTAGGATTTTCATGGATGCCCCTTGAGGACCTCTCCACTGCTGCCTACAATGCCACCTCATATGCATCGGGGGTTCAGCCATGACCACCCATGCCACTGCTCCTTGTGTATCACCACCTCCTGGGTTAACCTCTGCCAGCTtgctgtttcagggcaccaGGTGAGGTGAGCACAATGAAAGGTTAACACTTCTCTTAGACTCCCTGGCATTATGGAAAAATGCTTATCTTCACATAGGCATCTTGCCAGAGCACAGTCTCTCCAGGTTCGCTTGCAGGAGCAAAGTGTACCAGTTCCAGGTTATCCCATTAGGCCTAGTCTTATCACTTACCCTTAAGTGCATGACTCTCTCATCTTGGCTCATCAAGGGACATGGCAGACAGGtattgagatgctgtgcttgcccacaTGAGATCTCTAGGCTGTAGGCTCAACCCAGTGAAGCGTGTGTTTCTCCTTCTCAACGAGCCACTTTCTTGTGGATATTTTGGGATTCGTACCTTTCTAATGTGGACAAACCCCTGTTCTCACCTTCGGCCCCATCTTAGGGCTTGTCACCTTTACAAGGCTATTCCGATGGACGCCTCCCTCTCAGATGGGGAAGTGGTCCTAGACAGCATTCCTGCCCATAGCATATGGGAGGgcttctgttttcatttcacaCAGATTGCCTGAAGACGGGGGCTGTATTTCTACTGCTGACACACTTCCTCCTGAATCTCAGGGGCTACCTTTGCCTATCTCCTACATCAATCATTAGGGCAGTTTGCTCCCTTTTTTCAGGTAGGCGCACCAGATCTTGTACTACGTATAgacatacatatacgtatatgtatgcAATTTACACTCCAGAGTGCATGTTCAGGATGCAGGTTTCTGCTGAGGCAGAGGCTGGGCTCAGTAAAAGGCATTTACACCTGTAGTTGGTTAAATGCATATGGCAATTTTTGGTTAGGTGGAAGTGGCTTTGTTCGCCTCTTACTGTAACCTgtggctttcttttttttttaccagcctAAATTGAAACACTTTTCCTAACAGCTCTGCTCACAGGTGTCCTAGCCAGGGTATGCTGTGTGGCTCCTCATTGGCCCACCTAATTCTGACTTTTGGACACAATTTCCCTTCTGGACAGTTCTCCTGAAAAGATTTCTGTCAGGCAGAACCTCCTAGACCCCTATGTCTCAACTGAGGTTGTGGAGACTATGTTGAACATTTGCCTCTTGTGTAATCAACACTGCCAAGTTCTTCTCTGTGACACACTTCCTTCAGACAAGTAGAAGCTAtggagtaatgtgacgtagatgACCTTTTAGGGTCTTGCCGGTGCACTCCTTAGCCAATAGATTGGTGtgatttcacacagagcttcagacaacTCTTCTGCGAGgagcattcccatagcatcatCCATGATGCAGTgtctcattcccttctcagggaatcGGGTTACCAGGTTAACCCTAAATTTAGGGTTAAATTAAGAAAATTACATTATTAGGGCAGTTGATCAATAATACTAGCTAGACAAGGCCATCCTtcaaaaatcaacacaaaaaaacaaaaaaacaaaaaaacaaaagccatACAAAGCTTGAGTGTGACCCAGTAATGATTTTATTTGGGCAAGTTTCAAAATGCTGTGTGTGAGGACTTCATACTATCCTCCATTACACACAGTGACTGAAACCAGTGACTATAACTTACTGAATGAACAGCCAGAATAAGATTGTTAGGGGTTGGACAGTTTGGTTCTTTCTAAAGAGCAGACAACCTTCCTGATCCTTGTAaattctttaaatctttaaactgaataaagatcagaaagaaagatttaTATGCTGATCTCTGTGGTAGCTGAATTAAACTTGAACCTCTTGTCCTGTTCAAAAAAGTAAGCATTTCATTCactcataaaacaaacaaataaacagaatatttacaaatatttttttttttttttttcttacactgaaaaatgtacagttaaGTCTTCTTCTCTGTATATGATCTTTGCTTAGTATATGCTTTCTAAGAACCAGGAGCTTCATTAGGAGGAGAAAGTCTCCATTGTTCACAATGTCGCCCTCTAGTGGTTCAGCATAAGAAAAACTcagaaataaagtgtttttttgttgttgttgtatatcTCATGTCCATTTCCACTCTGGTATGATTTGTTAAGGTTGGCCATGTTTCCTACCACAAATAGTGATCACGTGGGCAGAGCAGTCCAACAAGTAAAACTCTGAATCATTATTCACAGTTGTTTTTCTCATGAAACAGTCTGTTATTTATGTACTGATGTTTTGTGTGCCTCTAATCCAGTAAGTTGTCCAGCATTCGGAATCACTAGTATTCTATTCAGGCAATGCTATGGACATTTCTATATGTTACAATGCACTGTGCTGTTTCACACTTCAGTCTCATTTAGCTACAGCAGCAGTCAATAAGTTCATCCACATATAAGCTTGTAGACAAAAGTGTATATCTCCACCCTTTCACTCCCAGAACTCAGAATAGgacaaaaaatgatttattattataaacatgacTTAGTTTAGGTcatgtttgaatcccaggtccactcctggccccatgagcaaggcccttaatcctcaattactcagttgtatatgTAAGGGAGTGTGTTGAGTTGTCCACAAGATGTCTTTATATCATTGTTGTGTTAAGACATATTCAGGTACTTTTATCACGGTTTAAGCCTCGTGCGTACCGTACCGTAGCTTTGAGACTTTTCTTCAGTTTATGTTATCAACAATATAGATGCAGTGCTGTGGAATAAACAGTCAAGCCACAATCCCGAACCCCTCTGTGTCTCCTTTCCTCTACCACCACCCACAACCatacacaagagagagagagagtcacatataaattgacataaaaatgtaagtcactcttgataaggacgtctgctaaaTAACCGAAATGTAAATATGGgagcagggggcacggtggcttagtggttagcacgttcgcctcacacctccagggtcggggttcgatacccacctccgccttgtgtgtgtggagtttgcatgttctccccgtgcctcgggggtttcctccgggtactccggtttcctcccgcggtccaaagacatgcatggtaggttgattggcatctctgcaaaaattgtccatagtgtgtgattgcgtgagtgaatgagagtgtgtgtgtgtgtgccctgtgatgggttggcactccgtccagggtgtatcctgccttgatgcccaatgacgcctgagataggcacaggctccccgtgacccgaggtagttcggataagcggtagaagatgaatgaatggatgaataaatatgGGAGCTAAAGTACTGCTTTTTCATTACAATTGTCCAGTTCTTCTCCTCACATTTTACATCCAGTCTCTCAATGACAGCTTAGGGGAGAATTTCAACTTTTGAAAACAATCGTCCTGAGAATATATTTTAACACTCTTGATTTAAAAACTTTATCTGGTCTTCAAAATGTGTTTAGAGCAGTATctcatatatatcatatatatactACTGTTtttctgaagtattttttttttctgaactatTACAGTACCTTGTAGTAACATCTACTGCGGAACTGTTAAACAAAACCCGTTGCTCTGTAGGGACATAATTTGTCGACGAACATCCCGAcattattgtttacatttattaatgaatcGGTTATGCCCTTATACATCCCGAAAAAGACtgcataatatttttaatttgtttttgtcttcatgGAGAGGAATCAGGGAGAAGATATAGACTGGGGAGAGCGATACAGACAGGATCCGcttaatgtaaacaaaagtgTTAAAGACTTTCTAGTGAAGAATGCACATGAAGGACTGGCTTTACCATTGACAGTGTATGAGAGATGTTCAGTTACATCAGGGCAGTGTGTGTATTATCATTACTGCTGTGATGGACAGGACGACAGAGGCTGGGGTTGTGGATACAGGACTGTTCAGACCATGTGCTCTTGGATCAATAATGTATCTCACTGTGGGAAATCCAGACCTCCACCGAGTCTCCATGAAATCCAGCAAGCACTAGTTACAATAGGAGACAAACCAGCCTCGTTTCTGGGCTCTAAAGAGTGGATAGGGACTTGTGAGGCTGCTCTGGTTCTGGACCAGATGTATGATGTCCCCTGCAGACTAGTGCACGTGCGCAGTGGGGCAACAGAGCTCGAGCAGGTGGCTCAGGACCTGCACCTTCATTTCCTCACCCATGGATCACCTGTCATGATGGGTGGAGACAGGGACAACTCATCCAAATGCATTCTGGGTGTGTGCACCGGAAAAGAAGGCAGCTACTTGCTTATAATGGACCTGCACTATTACGgctgtcggaacttagagcccgtctccaagtcggcacatatcagggtgaattatactgatatactttataatgcttttatactatataattgttacttaaacttaatttactaataacactaacattaatacgaattaaaacaatgggaaacCTCCTCAGACCtgaatgagaatgagcaaacttctttattgtggtcactcagccaacaattctctaagagaaattgccaatttgaaagtaacaaaagaaatcccaaaaaacccaaaaagaaaaaagcatcttcatgaagagcatcggcatgcaaaaaacaaaaaccctccggacggacctgcagagttacaggattttttacgcatacacatttggccccaaaaattctcctctgtATATACGCTTCCACGCGCCTCCTTATCggtcccccccccccacacctcACAGACcggttttcatatcaccttttcattatgtcatcttatttaccggaatcatctcatatgtttttgtaacgtcctgttccttgcagtccccttgtttttccttcaccttttgcccatatgcccatttatggattttcctccccttagttccccgggacccaggcccgggagcccaggcctgtgaccctgggtcttcttcattcgccataacaaatgcctaaacaacaatttttgttattaaaaagtgtgctcaaaaaagagcttcactccctggtcaaagttacatttgcctctcagtttttcccgtgccagacgtcctgaagatttaatccttcattcaactacaatgggtaagtttctcctttgctattttctactacacatgatttttaataattataagtcactctatgagtctgatttatgtcaaaagttattatgttaaaagaaagctcttatctaaattatttctcatacaagaaagctcttatctatttgtcatcttatattgtcactattgctaaactcctgctaaactcttactgctatactgttgtcattattattaagctattgctactataatgttacttgtgtacaaaaacaatggagttctttgctgactcctctaatctgttaactgcttgaattttgatatgatctcatactatgatctcatgctatgatctcagcctgtccttggtcaggctgggcttgtttacacttatctcaagctcccgttcctctatctcctctaactcctcttATCTCCCCTTCAGATCCCTCCGcatcagccagctcatcctggttgccccatcatgtcctcacctcaccatcctcgtccgtctccctacccaaggccaatggccgctgatgtcatggaaagctatcgccgcttccagctacttcatatcacccatgagctcgttacgtgtctggaacagctctgttctcctgacctccccgagcatcctcatctgctgttccatattgtgagagggcctcttactagcacgtcctcgactcaaacccctctgcctaacctcgtggatcagagaacccaaactgatggctgtcctcatgttgagctttgcaaccctgagctcgggactcccgcttctcctcctcctccagtgccTCATGCCTATATCCGTCCTCTCAGTCCTGCCTTGGCATCTCCTCCCTCTGATTCCGGCCCTGGAACCCcagattacattccttcttctccctctgattatGGCCCTGGATCCCCAGACTATTCCCCTACTTCGCCCTCCGATTACtgagaatgtttataataaccaataaacctataaccattccctctgactccaatgtggttcttatttatatatatatatatatatctatatatattaataataataataattatatatatatatgtaataataataattataataatattataatgtaatgtgtattctcctaaggttcaaggatttttcacaacatcttCCCCCTCTGAGACTGCAAAGTCTCATCAAAACCCAAGTACCTAACCACGACGACCCTAACACAAACGaaaacagaacatacataaaactaaaacaaaaacatacataaaacacacaacatctctccccccaacaaaaacaacatgcacagtagaccacaacacacacgtgCCCTTCTCAAAAAGGTGAGCCAGGAGTGAGTGAAAAACCCTCTGGATGCCCCCTAGAGGGAAAATTCTCACTCTGCCCGCAAACATAGCGCGACAGTGAAATCAGTGTCACCAGGGTCACCGAAACATACAgcataaacacatgaaaatcaaaCAGTTCTCCCATGGCATAGGAGTCCTCCTCATGACCACCACCAATAATGATTGCGATGCATGGTTCGAATCCACCGTGGCAAGAGGGCCCAAATGTGACGGCCTGCGCGTAGGGAACCCCAAATGTTTCTGTTGCGATAAGCGTGATAGTCTCGAGTTACAGGAACAACCGCATCCGAATCACCTCCTGTCCATGAGTGCATGAACATGGGTGGTTCTTGCATATCCTGTAGTCCTTGTTGCACATCTTTGGTATGAGACGTCCAAAGTTTATACCCACAAAAGAATAGAGTACAGTACTGTCGCATGGCGGCTTGCCGTATATGGCGAGAAATAATATACGCATGTTTACGTCCATGTCCATACGTTGAGGCCACACAAAAGGAACGATGTATCTCATATGTGTGCACCTGCAAAAGCAGTCCTCTGTCAAGAATATAGTCATTCCTGTAGCATGAATGAACCCACAGTCCTTCAGGGAGGACTAGATCTGCGTGTGCAAGGATAAGTGACACGGGGCGTGTGTCCTCCAGCAACGTGAACCAGGTGTCAGCCGTCGGCGGGGACGGGTATGTCAGCCAGGTACGATGCGGCGCGGCACCCAGGTCGAAGTCCCTCCAGACGAAGTCAGACTGGTCCACCTCGATGTCCAGTTGGATGCATGTGTAGCAGTAGCCAGGAGCGTCATCGAGGCGACAAGCGACACCCCGCGGGCTTGCCTCCAACCGTGCACAGGTGAGGGGTCGCTGGATTCGTCGCCAGCCTCTCCGTGGGTGCGACATGGCCTGCACACAATGCTCTacaaacaacacagaaacaagCATAGAGACGACAAAACGAATAGACACAAATACCAACACCCATTACTCAAGAATATGTACAAAAAGTCTATGTATAGTCGGCCTGGATTCAGTCACAATTACGGCCACCACCAGTAATGGTTGTAGTGCCTTGCGTATATCCAACGTGGCAATGGTGCCTTAATTCGCCGTTTGTTTTCCAGTGAGAACCAGACATGGGGAAAAGTCCGAGCGAAATATGTACCAGGCAAAATAGCGACTACTTCTGAGTCCCTGCCTTGCTGCAGGCTTCGGAACACCCACTCGGGTGAGGTTGGCAGACTGACCAGGGCTGTAACTAGTCCCTTAGTGTATGTGGTCCACAGCTGGTAGCcacaaaagaaaagtgagtaGTACTGTCGGGTGGAGCTCTGTTGAATGTTCCGTGAAATAAGATAGGCATGTCTTGTTTTCGGGCCATAAAAGGACGCGACCGTAATGCAGCGTCGAAGTTCATGGGTATGTACACGCAGGACAAGTTTGTCTGTAAGCTGGTAGTCTATATCTGGCTGCTACGCATGACCCCCCCCTCAAGCATAATATCAGCGTGTGAAAGTATCAGTGGAATAGGGCGCAACTTTTCCAGCAGGGTGACCCATTGATACTGTGTTATGCAGGGAGGAAAAGATCGCCAGGACCGTTGTGGTTCCCTACCGAGCTTCTGGTATATCCACTCGTAAGCAGAAAGATCTACCTCCAGGGCTAACTTTCTGCACGAGAAGCAACACTCTAGGTACGGGTTATTAttctataatattattattgaccCAGAGTCAGGGTCACGGTAGGCACACGTCTGATGTCGTCGCGCTCGCCGGCGCTGGGAACGCCGGAATGGGAGACACTCCATAATCTGTACACAACACGaacaagaca includes these proteins:
- the LOC132848775 gene encoding ufm1-specific protease 1-like; protein product: MERNQGEDIDWGERYRQDPLNVNKSVKDFLVKNAHEGLALPLTVYERCSVTSGQCVYYHYCCDGQDDRGWGCGYRTVQTMCSWINNVSHCGKSRPPPSLHEIQQALVTIGDKPASFLGSKEWIGTCEAALVLDQMYDVPCRLVHVRSGATELEQVAQDLHLHFLTHGSPVMMGGDRDNSSKCILGVCTGKEGSYLLIMDLHYHGSVLDKEFLQKNGWVAWRRVQSLDLSSFYNLCLP